From Mytilus edulis chromosome 9, xbMytEdul2.2, whole genome shotgun sequence, the proteins below share one genomic window:
- the LOC139488724 gene encoding uncharacterized protein, with translation MERFKVFSLKISIHRNPYLKTSSKGLYFQDQPSSRRGIISVETEMTIELESRTLHANEEMKIPENQINIRSLEVTNDFAMNEKVMGFWKLEKKWYNATVLEKTKSGYKVVFADDNLVRVLGLQNLRQKTSR, from the exons ATGGAGAGGTTCAAAGTGTTCAGCTTAAAGATTTCGATACACAGAAATCCTTATTTAAAGACCAGTTCAAAGGGACTTTATTTTCAAGATCAACCTTCTTCAAGGCGTGGAATCATATCCGTG gAAACAGAGATGACAATTGAGCTCGAGTCAAGAACTTTACATGCAAACGAG GAAATGAAGATACCTGAGAATCAGATAAACATCAGATCATTGGAAGTAACAAAT GATTTCGCAATGAACGAAAAAGTAATGGGCTTCTGGAAACTGGAGAAGAAATGGTATAATGCAACAGTCCTAGAAAAAACTAAATCAG GTTACAAAGTCGTATTTGCAGACGACAACTTAGTAAGAGTGTTAGGTCTACAGAATCTACGACAAAAGACATCGAGATGA